The stretch of DNA GCAACGGCTTCGTCTTTCACGGAAAAATCAAAATACTGGGGTGTCAGCGATCCGGTTTCGCCTGAGAAACCACCCACATTCAGTACGCCTTCGTAGGTTTTAAAAATAAACCCCCGGCGGCTGAATTTCGATACTGTTCCGGCGCGTTCGCCATCGCTGTAGCTCCAGCCGGTAAGGGCATACAGAATCCCGAAAACAACTAACAGAAACAGCAGGAAGTACAATAACCCTCGCATTGGATTGACTTGATTTAGTGGCAAAGAATGACCGCACAAATAAGACGATTTTTTCGGACAAACGTTTCAATTGCCAAACGCCGGGCCGTTCGGTTTGTTCAAGAAGCTGCGTCCTTTATAAACAATGTTGCATTATTCCGCGATTTATGTTACCACAAGTGCGGGTATAATACGTATTATAACCCCAATTTAATCACCTGATTCGATACTTTCACATTAAATAAACGGTCGTTCATACATAGAACTCAGTATTTGTCACCACCCGCTCACTTGCCTATTGGATTGCACTGCTTTTGTGCCATACATTTCGGAAACCATTCATACATCTGTCAACCTATCTTAATTTTATGGTATCAGTAGTGTTTTTAGAAAAACTTACGTCTGCCGAACACCGCGTACTGCTCTGCTGCATGACCGACGATTCGTGTAAATAAATTGCCGACAAACTAAACCTGAGCGTTGAGACGGTGAAGACGCACCGCAAGAATATAGCCCACAAAGCCGGAACGAAAGGTAAGGCCGAGTTCCGGCTTCTGCTGCGTCGGCTGGAGCAGGAAGCCGTATTGTGAGATTTCACCCCACCCCCGACCCCTCC from Spirosoma montaniterrae encodes:
- a CDS encoding LuxR C-terminal-related transcriptional regulator; its protein translation is MADKLNLSVETVKTHRKNIAHKAGTKGKAEFRLLLRRLEQEAVL